Proteins encoded within one genomic window of Nitrospira sp.:
- a CDS encoding adenine phosphoribosyltransferase produces the protein MTTVNYQALIREVPDFPKPGILFYDITTLLKNPAALRSLADQLTTRYQDREITKVVGIESRGFIFGGILAARLGAGFVPVRKPGKLPADCYEIKYSLEYGQNSLAVHRDAIQIGEPVLIVDDLLATGGTAEATVQLVRQLGGTIVGLDFLVELKSLRGRDKLAGYEVHSTITYP, from the coding sequence GTGACCACCGTCAACTATCAGGCACTCATTCGCGAAGTGCCGGACTTTCCGAAGCCCGGTATTCTCTTTTATGACATCACCACACTCTTAAAAAATCCTGCTGCGCTTCGGAGTCTTGCCGACCAATTGACGACTCGGTATCAGGATCGAGAGATCACCAAAGTTGTCGGGATTGAGTCGCGGGGGTTTATTTTTGGCGGGATTCTTGCCGCCCGTCTCGGAGCTGGATTTGTTCCAGTTCGTAAGCCTGGAAAACTTCCGGCTGATTGTTATGAAATCAAATATAGTCTTGAGTATGGACAGAACAGTCTTGCCGTGCACCGTGACGCGATCCAAATCGGAGAGCCTGTGCTGATCGTCGACGACTTGTTGGCGACCGGAGGAACGGCAGAAGCGACGGTCCAGCTTGTTCGTCAACTTGGTGGGACGATTGTCGGACTGGATTTTCTGGTTGAACTGAAGAGTTTGAGGGGACGCGACAAACTCGCTGGGTACGAGGTTCATTCAACCATTACCTATCCATAA
- a CDS encoding (2Fe-2S) ferredoxin domain-containing protein, translating into MPSFQRHIFICTNQRPKDDPRGCCANLGSEKLHAHFKSETKRLNLKGVVRANKAGCLDHCDLGPSVVVYPEGVWYWVGTEDDVTEIMERHVLNGEIVTRLLMPDHPVPEQLVPLKKL; encoded by the coding sequence ATGCCATCATTTCAACGACATATCTTCATCTGTACGAATCAGCGTCCAAAAGACGATCCACGCGGCTGCTGCGCGAACTTGGGTTCGGAAAAACTTCATGCGCACTTCAAGAGTGAAACGAAGCGGTTAAATCTCAAAGGGGTTGTCCGAGCAAACAAAGCCGGTTGCCTCGATCATTGTGACCTCGGGCCAAGTGTCGTAGTCTATCCTGAAGGCGTGTGGTACTGGGTCGGTACGGAGGACGATGTCACCGAGATCATGGAGCGGCACGTGCTGAACGGTGAAATCGTCACTCGATTGCTCATGCCTGACCATCCGGTTCCAGAACAGCTGGTACCGCTCAAAAAACTGTAA
- a CDS encoding cytochrome c: MQSSSLILCASLVVVILGATSGCSQHEVEPKGTATVASAPVELREGEQKFNANCSLCHGIGGVGTTQGPSFLHKVYEPNHHGDEAFQRAAANGVKAHHWQFGDMPKIDAVKPGDVDHIVKYIRWLQKQTGIF, translated from the coding sequence ATGCAATCATCATCACTAATACTGTGTGCGAGTCTTGTTGTCGTGATTCTTGGTGCCACATCGGGGTGTAGCCAACATGAGGTGGAACCAAAGGGAACGGCTACCGTGGCCTCTGCACCGGTGGAATTGCGGGAAGGAGAGCAGAAGTTCAACGCCAACTGTTCACTCTGCCATGGGATCGGCGGAGTCGGAACGACTCAAGGCCCGTCGTTTCTTCACAAGGTCTATGAACCGAATCATCACGGCGATGAAGCGTTTCAACGAGCGGCGGCTAATGGAGTAAAGGCGCATCATTGGCAGTTTGGCGACATGCCGAAGATCGATGCCGTCAAACCTGGTGATGTGGACCACATTGTAAAGTACATCCGCTGGCTTCAGAAGCAAACTGGCATTTTTTGA
- the queC gene encoding 7-cyano-7-deazaguanine synthase QueC yields MNGQISERAVVLASGGLDSTVTAAIARRDGYALYLLTIAYQQRHAVEVERSRQVATALEAHQHVVINVDLGTIGGSALTGNLSVPKLRTESERSRDVPVTYVPGRNLIFLSLAAAHAEALGASIIYFGANVIDYSGYPDCRLEFIQAVEAALQTGTKAGIQGKGIEIRAPLLRMSKVEIIRLGLTLNVPFHLTHSCYDPIGAIACGQCDSCLIRKRGFAEAGVVDPIQYAVC; encoded by the coding sequence ATGAATGGGCAGATTTCAGAGCGAGCGGTCGTTCTTGCTAGTGGCGGATTGGACTCCACTGTCACGGCAGCCATTGCACGACGCGATGGGTATGCGTTGTACCTACTGACCATTGCATACCAACAACGTCACGCGGTGGAGGTTGAGCGGTCGAGACAGGTGGCGACGGCTCTAGAAGCTCACCAGCATGTGGTGATCAACGTCGATTTAGGGACGATTGGTGGATCGGCCCTGACCGGCAATCTGTCGGTGCCGAAGCTTCGGACTGAATCTGAACGGAGCCGGGATGTGCCTGTGACCTACGTCCCAGGCCGAAACCTGATTTTTCTATCTTTGGCTGCGGCTCACGCGGAAGCGCTGGGAGCCTCGATCATCTACTTCGGCGCCAATGTCATTGACTATTCTGGTTATCCAGACTGCCGTCTGGAGTTCATCCAAGCCGTGGAGGCAGCACTTCAAACGGGAACAAAAGCAGGAATCCAGGGCAAGGGCATTGAGATTCGAGCGCCACTGCTTCGGATGTCGAAGGTGGAAATTATCAGGCTGGGCCTGACTCTGAACGTTCCCTTTCATCTTACGCATAGTTGTTATGACCCAATCGGGGCGATTGCCTGTGGGCAATGTGACAGCTGTCTGATTCGGAAACGGGGATTTGCGGAGGCGGGAGTTGTAGATCCGATTCAGTATGCGGTATGTTGA
- a CDS encoding squalene/phytoene synthase family protein produces the protein MDLPTTTLSSKHELLCDLLKQVSRLFYTTLVVVPANVRDQVGLAYLFARAADTIADTELIDRSRRLSLLHRFSEQFLGEQLDWAQIRTIQQAVGPLQRVSAERTLLERLDECFRLLLTCSLDDRRRIQRVMTTLTQGMEMDLSTFPGASVEDLTALKTFDDLDLYTYHVAGCVGEFWTDLMCAHRKALASWNIQQMSDIGVRFGKGLQLTNIVKDIAHDLQNGRCYIPEMMLHEAGLKPQDLLQQTNLPRFRPVLRKLIRLAVEHLDQGWLYTMAIPRYETRLRLACMWPILSAGESLKLVMDSPDLLNPAVKVKIPRSKVYQIIAMTTGTAACAYAGTAYWGHLRKQIV, from the coding sequence ATGGATCTCCCCACGACGACCCTATCTTCCAAGCACGAGCTGCTCTGTGACCTTCTCAAGCAAGTTTCCCGTCTGTTTTACACAACGTTAGTTGTTGTGCCGGCGAATGTTCGTGATCAAGTAGGATTGGCGTATCTCTTTGCCCGGGCCGCCGATACGATTGCCGATACGGAACTGATCGACCGATCGCGTCGTCTCAGTTTGCTTCACCGCTTCAGCGAGCAATTTCTCGGTGAGCAGCTCGACTGGGCTCAGATTCGTACGATTCAGCAGGCTGTGGGACCGCTTCAACGCGTGTCGGCTGAACGAACCCTGCTCGAACGGTTGGACGAGTGTTTCCGCCTTTTGCTCACCTGTTCGCTGGACGACCGACGTAGGATTCAGCGGGTGATGACGACCCTGACTCAAGGAATGGAAATGGACCTGAGTACGTTCCCTGGGGCTTCCGTGGAGGATCTCACCGCGCTCAAGACCTTTGATGATCTGGACCTTTACACCTATCATGTGGCCGGATGTGTCGGCGAGTTCTGGACCGATCTCATGTGCGCTCATCGCAAGGCGCTGGCGAGCTGGAATATTCAGCAGATGTCGGACATCGGAGTACGATTTGGCAAGGGGCTGCAACTGACGAACATCGTCAAGGACATTGCCCATGATCTGCAAAATGGGCGTTGTTATATTCCAGAAATGATGCTCCATGAAGCTGGACTGAAGCCGCAGGACCTGTTGCAGCAGACCAATCTTCCTCGCTTCAGACCTGTGCTCCGCAAACTCATTCGTCTGGCGGTTGAGCACCTTGATCAGGGTTGGCTCTATACGATGGCCATCCCACGCTACGAAACTCGGTTGCGGCTGGCTTGTATGTGGCCGATTCTCTCTGCCGGAGAATCGCTCAAGCTCGTCATGGATTCCCCTGATCTGTTGAATCCCGCCGTGAAGGTCAAAATCCCGCGCAGCAAGGTCTATCAGATCATAGCGATGACGACAGGTACCGCTGCGTGCGCATACGCCGGAACTGCCTATTGGGGGCATTTACGCAAGCAGATTGTGTGA
- a CDS encoding quinol oxidase — MIMRVDATCFWTLVIGSWLTLVPMSVGLAADTFMPGPPTIVSISPDGVQRATIILDSYSYSPNHLVVESGKPVELTLTSRTTFIPHNFVMKELLAGLWIEQDVGAGKTIIAKLVPTHPGFFPFFCDKRLWPIPSHRDKGMEGLLEVR; from the coding sequence ATGATCATGAGGGTTGATGCAACATGCTTCTGGACACTGGTGATAGGGAGTTGGTTGACCCTAGTGCCTATGTCGGTTGGACTCGCTGCGGATACTTTCATGCCAGGCCCGCCGACCATTGTCTCCATTTCTCCTGATGGAGTTCAACGGGCTACCATTATTCTCGACAGTTATTCCTACTCACCGAACCATCTGGTCGTGGAGAGCGGCAAGCCAGTTGAGTTGACCTTGACGAGTCGTACGACATTCATACCCCATAACTTCGTCATGAAGGAGTTGTTGGCCGGTCTTTGGATTGAGCAGGACGTTGGTGCAGGGAAAACTATCATCGCGAAACTCGTTCCCACTCACCCTGGGTTCTTTCCGTTCTTTTGTGATAAACGACTGTGGCCCATCCCCAGTCATCGAGATAAGGGAATGGAAGGACTATTGGAAGTCAGGTAA
- a CDS encoding response regulator: MAILIVDDSPDQHLLLRSILTKAGHDEIITVDSARAAFTALNLDGPPTSVKVDLILMDLLMPDIDGVEACRHIKQQEHLRNIPIIMVTAKNDLNSLKEAFSAGAMDYINKPVNGVELLARVSSALTLKHEMDCRKKRETELSRSNEELQRALREVKVLRGLIPICASCKNIRNDGGFWQQLEEYIGEHSEAEFSHGLCQPCLKKLYPSVYQE; encoded by the coding sequence ATGGCGATCCTCATAGTCGATGACTCTCCCGACCAGCATCTCCTACTGCGGTCTATCCTGACAAAGGCCGGTCATGATGAGATTATCACCGTTGATTCGGCCCGGGCAGCGTTTACCGCCTTAAACCTTGATGGCCCACCAACATCAGTCAAGGTCGACTTGATTCTGATGGATCTTCTCATGCCCGACATCGATGGCGTGGAAGCTTGCCGACATATCAAACAGCAGGAGCATCTTCGAAACATTCCAATCATCATGGTGACCGCGAAGAATGACCTTAATAGCCTCAAGGAAGCGTTCTCTGCCGGCGCCATGGATTACATCAATAAACCCGTGAACGGAGTAGAGTTGCTTGCCCGCGTCTCCTCGGCGCTTACCTTGAAGCACGAGATGGATTGCCGCAAGAAACGGGAAACGGAGCTTAGCCGCAGCAATGAGGAACTCCAACGCGCCCTTCGTGAAGTCAAAGTGCTTCGCGGGCTCATTCCGATTTGCGCCTCCTGTAAGAACATCCGTAATGATGGTGGATTCTGGCAACAACTCGAAGAATATATCGGCGAACATTCCGAAGCGGAGTTTAGCCACGGACTCTGTCAACCCTGCCTCAAAAAGCTTTATCCTAGCGTTTATCAAGAGTAG
- the htpX gene encoding protease HtpX, giving the protein MKWLKGVGLLLIANILIMVTLSITIPIVINVILPMFGVDVRGSVDLTSLVWAAMFGFGGAFISLAFSKQMARAMLDCQQITQPRSHAEQVVYGSVQEIAQRLNITMPEVWIYNSPDPNAFATGPSKNNSMVAVSTGLLENLKEDEVKAVLAHEMGHVYNGDMFATTVLAGLMNTFVYYIAMWVRRFFAERDQAALGFGLSLVIQIIVSILASVVISWFSRRREFGADAFAAKVYGKDSMISALRAIDRWVNRAQFEYSTQDALATMKISGNTGGFMSLFSTHPPLEVRIAALERL; this is encoded by the coding sequence ATGAAGTGGCTTAAAGGCGTAGGTCTGCTGCTGATCGCAAATATTCTCATCATGGTGACGCTGTCAATCACCATCCCCATTGTGATCAACGTGATCTTACCGATGTTCGGAGTCGATGTCCGCGGTTCTGTCGATCTAACATCGTTGGTATGGGCTGCCATGTTCGGGTTCGGTGGGGCATTCATCAGTTTGGCATTCTCAAAGCAAATGGCGCGCGCCATGCTCGACTGCCAGCAGATCACCCAGCCTCGTTCTCACGCGGAACAGGTTGTGTATGGTTCCGTGCAGGAAATCGCCCAACGGTTAAATATCACCATGCCTGAGGTATGGATCTACAACTCTCCCGATCCCAATGCCTTCGCGACGGGACCAAGCAAAAACAATTCGATGGTGGCGGTGTCAACCGGATTACTGGAGAACCTCAAAGAAGATGAGGTAAAGGCTGTTCTGGCTCATGAAATGGGTCACGTCTATAACGGAGACATGTTCGCTACGACTGTGCTAGCCGGGCTGATGAACACCTTTGTGTATTACATCGCCATGTGGGTACGGCGTTTCTTCGCGGAGCGGGATCAGGCAGCCTTAGGTTTCGGTCTGTCACTGGTAATACAGATCATCGTCAGCATCCTGGCCTCCGTCGTCATCAGTTGGTTTTCACGTCGTCGAGAATTTGGAGCCGATGCGTTTGCTGCCAAGGTGTACGGGAAAGACTCGATGATCAGTGCGCTCCGAGCGATTGATCGATGGGTGAATCGTGCTCAATTCGAATACTCCACGCAAGACGCACTCGCAACGATGAAGATTTCAGGCAACACTGGTGGGTTTATGAGCTTATTCTCAACGCACCCCCCGCTTGAGGTACGGATCGCGGCGTTGGAGAGGCTTTAA
- a CDS encoding acylphosphatase, translating to MPQSGDEPPVRVHVLVVGRVQGVGFRAFAARIATRLNLLGGVRNLVDGRVELEVEGGKLVIEDLLRELKVGPPAAHVRTIAVEWSVATGRYSHFDIWQ from the coding sequence ATGCCTCAATCGGGCGATGAACCACCCGTTCGAGTACACGTTCTCGTGGTCGGTCGTGTGCAGGGAGTAGGGTTTCGTGCATTCGCGGCACGTATCGCCACCAGGCTGAATCTGTTGGGGGGCGTCCGCAATCTTGTTGACGGCCGGGTTGAGCTGGAGGTCGAGGGTGGGAAACTGGTGATTGAAGACCTTCTGCGAGAATTGAAAGTCGGTCCTCCAGCTGCGCATGTCAGGACGATTGCGGTGGAATGGAGCGTCGCAACCGGCCGGTATTCACACTTCGACATTTGGCAGTAA
- a CDS encoding GatB/YqeY domain-containing protein, translating into MSLSDRLTEDLKHAMKSRDQLRMDVIRMVKAAVLNKEVELKRDLDDAEMSRVMTTLVKQRRESVEQFEKAQRTELAAKERKEIEIIEAYLPKPLSPQELEAIVVAVVAETGSRTQKDMGVVMKAVMARLAEQSVDGKQISDLVKSKLS; encoded by the coding sequence ATGTCACTGTCCGATCGCCTGACCGAAGACCTCAAGCATGCGATGAAATCACGCGATCAACTTCGCATGGATGTCATCCGAATGGTTAAAGCCGCCGTCCTGAACAAAGAAGTCGAGTTGAAGCGGGACCTTGATGATGCTGAAATGAGCCGCGTGATGACAACTCTCGTCAAACAGCGCCGGGAATCCGTCGAACAATTTGAAAAAGCTCAACGGACGGAACTGGCTGCTAAGGAACGAAAGGAAATTGAAATTATCGAGGCCTACCTCCCCAAACCGCTCTCCCCTCAAGAGCTTGAGGCCATTGTCGTAGCGGTCGTTGCAGAGACAGGCTCCCGCACCCAGAAAGATATGGGAGTCGTCATGAAGGCTGTGATGGCCCGCCTCGCCGAGCAATCCGTCGACGGCAAGCAAATCAGCGACCTGGTCAAAAGCAAGCTCTCCTGA
- a CDS encoding sigma-70 family RNA polymerase sigma factor — protein sequence MSGRLRWNGASQPAGIHTSTFGSKERGVMSRQEDEESELSEARRHTADDMDTSEPVTASDQGERETGRSEGLDTLKSYLREVRRSTLLTFKQEQQLGKRVMAGDEQARQEMIESNLRLVISIGKRYMHRGFPFSDIVEEGNLGLIKAVEKFNYKRGFRFSTYASWWIRQYIERAIINQGKLVRLPVHVVERLNRYLSRVEQLVQTLGREPRAAEVAAKMKTSEEEVLDLKQLVRTTCSLDSPLNDHTDTFLRDVIEDPVGLLPDETADGVRRRTELMAWVKELPEKEQTVIVSRFGLDGDEAKTLEEIGRTMGLTRERVRQIEMAALVRLRNTIGRKAMTQADLL from the coding sequence ATGTCAGGACGATTGCGGTGGAATGGAGCGTCGCAACCGGCCGGTATTCACACTTCGACATTTGGCAGTAAGGAACGAGGAGTCATGAGTCGACAGGAAGACGAGGAGTCCGAGTTGAGCGAAGCTCGACGGCACACTGCCGATGATATGGACACCTCAGAACCTGTGACCGCATCTGATCAGGGCGAGCGAGAAACAGGTCGATCAGAAGGTCTTGACACGCTGAAGAGCTACTTGCGGGAGGTTCGTCGATCGACACTGCTCACCTTCAAGCAAGAACAGCAGCTCGGCAAGCGAGTGATGGCTGGCGATGAGCAAGCCCGGCAAGAGATGATCGAATCGAATCTGCGGCTTGTCATCAGCATCGGGAAGCGCTACATGCACCGAGGGTTTCCGTTTTCCGACATCGTGGAGGAAGGCAATTTAGGACTGATCAAAGCAGTCGAGAAATTCAATTATAAGCGGGGCTTCAGGTTTAGCACCTACGCGTCTTGGTGGATCCGGCAATACATCGAGCGGGCGATCATTAATCAAGGTAAGCTGGTGCGTCTGCCTGTGCACGTGGTGGAGCGTCTCAATCGTTATCTGAGTCGTGTCGAGCAGTTGGTGCAAACTCTCGGGCGGGAGCCGAGGGCGGCCGAAGTGGCTGCCAAGATGAAGACATCGGAAGAAGAGGTATTGGACCTGAAGCAGTTGGTGCGTACGACCTGCTCACTCGATAGTCCGCTGAATGACCACACTGATACTTTTCTGCGCGATGTGATCGAGGATCCCGTTGGGCTCTTACCTGATGAGACCGCCGATGGGGTTCGGCGGAGGACGGAACTGATGGCGTGGGTAAAGGAGTTGCCTGAGAAAGAGCAAACTGTTATTGTGTCAAGGTTCGGACTCGACGGTGACGAGGCGAAGACGCTCGAAGAAATCGGTCGTACCATGGGGCTGACTCGTGAGCGCGTCCGACAGATCGAAATGGCGGCGTTAGTTCGGCTTCGCAACACGATCGGCAGAAAAGCCATGACACAGGCAGACTTGCTCTAA
- a CDS encoding sel1 repeat family protein — protein sequence MAHRLPYQYVTLVGLLLVSFLTSSCTTPPSSPPQLLIGEPAVSEVLKHAQTGDPNAQNQLGIHYSEGHGLPQNYLEAKDWFKKAADQGHAGAQVNLGTLYSLGQGAPYSDHMALFWFQKAAEQQHALAFAKLGMMYERGRGVPQSLVEAHMWYSLSAAYGEKRAVESRDTIATRMTRSQITESEERAKKWTPTRQ from the coding sequence ATGGCTCACCGGCTACCCTACCAGTATGTGACTCTCGTAGGACTTCTTTTGGTATCCTTTCTCACATCAAGCTGCACCACTCCCCCTTCTAGTCCACCACAACTACTCATTGGCGAACCAGCCGTGAGCGAAGTCCTCAAACATGCTCAGACCGGCGATCCCAATGCTCAAAATCAATTGGGCATACACTATAGCGAAGGGCATGGTCTTCCACAAAACTACCTCGAGGCCAAGGATTGGTTTAAAAAGGCCGCCGATCAAGGACACGCAGGTGCTCAAGTCAATCTTGGAACACTCTATTCACTTGGACAGGGAGCCCCGTACAGTGATCACATGGCGTTGTTCTGGTTTCAGAAAGCAGCCGAACAGCAACATGCGCTCGCATTTGCCAAGCTCGGAATGATGTATGAACGCGGGCGGGGCGTGCCTCAGAGTCTTGTTGAAGCGCACATGTGGTACAGCCTTTCAGCAGCCTATGGTGAGAAGCGAGCTGTTGAATCACGCGACACTATCGCCACACGAATGACTCGCAGCCAGATTACCGAATCCGAAGAACGGGCCAAGAAATGGACACCCACCCGACAGTAA
- a CDS encoding MFS transporter, whose translation MTAQPASPHSTRHTPDNDPAPIMPHESGRRFGIRDGLFQAIAQGGGEQYLSAFALLLHATPFQLSILSAIPQLLGTWAQLVSVKVAHWFPSLASQVFWGIIGQSLAWIPILVLPLLWPDQGPWLLIAAVAVYFTFTHFTSPAWNSLITDLLEPNERGTYFARRSRTIAMTSFLALCLAGALLSFFEQQQLLWIGFAVMFLTAGLCRSTSALLLLKVRGLPSHEPSGNPTGFLVFLRTGTSKNFRHFLLFSGLMHSAVLVAGPFFVIYLLQDLHLAHWQYGTWLAAGIIGQFLTLPAWGQFGDRFGNKALLTFTGLLVAFLPMLYLFGTAWPFLVIVNFFGGVVWAGLGLGLNNYVFDVVQPTDRGKAVAISSIVNGIGWAIGTVIGSILINTLPDRLQAWNLMLEPVSNLPFIFFLSGLLRLIVSMTLLRTFHEPRHVEQRAHQHLLWELPLLKPLRRLSRRAINLN comes from the coding sequence ATGACCGCCCAACCAGCATCACCACATTCAACTAGACATACTCCTGACAACGATCCCGCTCCCATCATGCCACACGAATCCGGTCGTCGTTTTGGCATTCGTGATGGACTGTTCCAGGCTATTGCCCAAGGCGGAGGCGAGCAGTATCTCTCGGCCTTTGCCTTACTCTTGCACGCGACACCATTCCAATTGAGTATTCTCTCGGCTATTCCCCAGCTCTTAGGCACATGGGCGCAGTTGGTTTCTGTCAAAGTCGCCCACTGGTTCCCCAGCCTGGCCTCTCAAGTCTTCTGGGGCATCATCGGACAATCCCTCGCCTGGATCCCCATTCTCGTACTGCCCTTGCTCTGGCCTGATCAAGGACCGTGGCTGCTCATCGCAGCCGTCGCCGTGTATTTCACCTTTACTCATTTCACTTCTCCTGCATGGAATAGTCTCATCACCGACTTGCTTGAGCCTAACGAACGAGGCACGTACTTCGCCAGACGATCACGCACCATTGCAATGACCAGTTTTCTCGCACTCTGCCTGGCTGGAGCGCTATTGAGTTTCTTCGAGCAACAGCAACTCCTTTGGATCGGCTTTGCCGTGATGTTCCTCACGGCTGGGCTCTGCCGGAGCACGTCAGCTCTCTTACTACTGAAGGTACGCGGTTTACCATCGCATGAGCCGAGTGGCAATCCAACTGGATTTCTGGTCTTTCTCCGCACCGGCACGTCTAAAAATTTCCGCCACTTCCTGCTCTTTTCAGGTCTCATGCACTCGGCTGTGTTGGTTGCTGGTCCATTCTTCGTCATCTACCTGCTTCAGGACCTGCATCTCGCACATTGGCAATATGGAACCTGGCTGGCCGCCGGCATCATCGGCCAATTTCTGACCCTGCCAGCCTGGGGGCAGTTCGGCGATCGCTTTGGGAATAAGGCATTGCTCACCTTCACTGGGCTACTTGTAGCATTCCTGCCGATGTTGTATCTGTTCGGGACCGCATGGCCGTTTCTTGTCATCGTCAATTTCTTTGGAGGCGTGGTCTGGGCAGGACTTGGACTTGGATTGAATAACTACGTCTTCGACGTGGTCCAGCCTACGGATCGCGGGAAAGCGGTTGCTATTTCAAGCATTGTGAATGGTATTGGATGGGCAATAGGAACCGTGATCGGAAGCATACTGATCAACACGCTACCGGATAGGCTGCAGGCTTGGAACTTGATGCTGGAGCCCGTCTCCAATCTCCCGTTTATCTTCTTTCTCTCCGGTCTATTGCGCTTGATTGTCTCGATGACACTTCTCCGCACGTTTCATGAGCCTCGCCATGTGGAGCAGCGTGCCCACCAGCACTTACTCTGGGAACTGCCGCTATTGAAACCCCTGCGACGACTCTCACGCCGGGCGATCAACCTTAATTAG
- the ald gene encoding alanine dehydrogenase, with the protein MVIGVPKEIKDHEYRVSLTPEGAATLRQSGHEVWLESSAGQGSGFSDDEYRKAGASVAGSKEEVFKRADLIAKVKEPLLAECHLFRPGQVLFTYLHLASLVDVTKELLSGKVTAIAYETTESKDGSLPMLKPMSEIAGRMSVQIGAQYLEKINGGRGVLLGGVPGVEPGKVVVLGAGIVGSSAIRIAVGMGAQVTVINLDVERLRRLDDQYQGRIITRAASSTTIEEAVCSADLVIGAVLVPGAKAPTLVSRSLVSRMKPGSVIVDVSVDQGGCVETTKPTTHSAPVYVVDGVVHYCVANMPGIVPRTSTYALTNATLPYLLRLASDGVDRAIHADPGLAKGVNLKNGKIVHRGVAEAHGLPFTPVL; encoded by the coding sequence ATGGTCATCGGTGTTCCGAAGGAAATCAAAGATCATGAGTATCGTGTCAGTCTGACGCCGGAGGGTGCAGCGACCCTTCGGCAAAGTGGGCATGAGGTCTGGCTTGAATCGTCTGCCGGGCAGGGCAGTGGATTTAGCGATGATGAGTATCGTAAGGCTGGGGCCTCGGTTGCCGGTTCGAAAGAGGAGGTCTTCAAGAGAGCTGATTTGATTGCGAAGGTGAAAGAGCCGTTGCTTGCTGAGTGCCATCTGTTTCGTCCAGGCCAGGTCCTGTTCACGTATTTACATCTTGCCTCACTCGTGGATGTGACCAAGGAACTTCTGAGTGGTAAGGTCACGGCTATTGCGTATGAAACGACCGAGTCGAAAGATGGCAGTCTTCCGATGCTCAAGCCGATGAGTGAAATCGCCGGACGAATGTCGGTGCAGATTGGTGCTCAATATCTGGAGAAAATCAACGGAGGTCGAGGTGTGCTGTTGGGGGGAGTTCCGGGAGTGGAACCGGGCAAGGTCGTCGTACTTGGAGCCGGGATCGTTGGAAGCTCGGCGATTCGTATTGCGGTCGGGATGGGAGCCCAGGTGACGGTGATCAATTTGGATGTTGAACGGTTGCGGCGTCTCGATGATCAGTACCAGGGCCGGATTATCACGCGCGCTGCGAGTTCTACGACCATTGAGGAGGCTGTGTGCTCAGCAGATCTTGTTATCGGCGCTGTACTGGTCCCCGGAGCCAAGGCACCCACGCTGGTGTCCCGTTCGCTGGTCTCACGGATGAAGCCTGGGTCGGTGATCGTGGATGTTTCTGTCGATCAGGGGGGCTGTGTTGAGACCACAAAGCCGACGACTCACTCGGCGCCTGTCTATGTCGTTGATGGCGTCGTACATTATTGTGTTGCTAATATGCCAGGAATCGTTCCTCGCACATCCACCTACGCTCTGACCAATGCGACGTTGCCGTATCTGCTGCGGCTCGCGTCTGACGGTGTGGATCGAGCGATTCACGCTGATCCGGGGTTGGCGAAGGGGGTTAACCTTAAAAATGGAAAAATTGTTCATCGAGGTGTGGCTGAAGCTCATGGGTTGCCTTTTACCCCCGTCTTGTAA